In Edaphobacter aggregans, the sequence GAACAGGTTTTCCGCGCGTCTTTTACCTTGGATATCACTTGTACAAGCAGTACTTCCCCTTGCTGGCGCTGACGACATACGAGCGCGCCATGGGGCGGGAAGAGGCGGCAGCGTAGGCCGTTACATTACAGACTTTTTTGGAGGAGACAACGGATGGCAGTTCCAGTCTCGCAAGCTTGGACAGTTGCAACGTACGTTTTAAAACAGAAATTGATGGGCCGGAAGAGGTATCCGCTCGTGCTGATGCTCGAACCGCTCTTCCGCTGCAACCTGGCTTGCGCCGGCTGCGGCAAGATCCAGTATCCGGCACATATCCTGAAGACCGACCTGTCGCCCGAAGAGTGCTTCAAGGCAGTCGAAGAGTGCGGTACGCCGATGGTCTCGATTCCTGGCGGAGAGCCTCTGCTGCATCCTCAGATGCCGGAGATTGTTGCCGGTCTAGTTGCGCGCAAGAAGTACGTCTACATGTGCACCAACGCCCTGCTGTTGAAAGAGAAGCTGCACCTCTTCAAGCCGAGCAAGTATCTTTCGTTTTCCGTTCACGTCGACGGCCAGCGCGAGCATCATGACTTCTCCGTCTGTCGAGAGGGTGGGTACGATATCGCGATGGAGGGAGTTCGTGCTGCGGTTGCGGCAGGATTCCGCGTTACTACGAACACGACGCTCTTCGATGGTGCCGACCCCAACTCCGTGCGCGCACACTTTGACGAGTTGATGGAAGTTGGTGTCGAGAGCATGATGGTCTCGCCCGGCTACACCTACGACAAGGCTCCTGACCAGAATCATTTTCTGGGCAAGGCGAAGTCGCGCAGGATGTTTCGCGCCATCCTTTCCAACCGTAAGAAGTCCTGGCGCTTCAATACGCATCCGCTCTTCTCCGAGTTTCTGATGGGCAAGCAGAACTTCGAATGCACACCTTGGGGCATGCCGACGTTTTCGATCTTCGGCTGGCAGAAGCCGTGCTATTTGCTACAGGATGGTTACGCCGATACGTTCCAGGAACTGATGGAAACGACGAACTGGCAGAACTACGGTGCAAAGAGCGGCAATCCACAGTGTGCTAACTGCATGGTTCACTCCGGACACGAGGCCTCAGCAGTGGATTACAACTTCGGCTCATTGAAGGGGTTCCTGATTACAGCAAAGAAATACATGTTCCCATCGACCTATCCAGACGAGGGCGCGATGAAGCTGTTGAACGAGTGGCGGCCAGAACATGCCAGCCCGCTGGTCCAGATTAAGGCCTCTGCCGGTACGGCCAACAATGAACTGCAGTCAGTTTCAGGAGATTAGGCATCATGGCGACTGAGCAACAGGAGCACCTGAAGATCGAACAACTGCGGCACCAGAGTGCCGACGAGCTCGAACACATCGAAGGTCGCGAACGCGAGAACCTTGAGGGATGGGTTCCGGCACTGGCTACGGATGCTGAGATTCGTGAGGCGTTGGAGAAGGCCTTTGATTATCGTGGCGATATCACCATCACTCGGAAGGATGGTTCGCAGGTCACAGGCTATCTCTTCGACCGTCGCTCAGGCTCTTCGCTGGCGGACTCCTTTGTTCGCATCATTCCATCGAACGCACCGACAAAGGTGAACGTTGCCTACGCTGACATTGCCGCGCTGGCGTTTACCGGTCGCGACACTGCAGCCGGAAAAACCTTCGAAGCCTGGGTCAAGAAGTACTGGGAGAAGAAGGCAGCGGGCGAAAAGAACATCCAGATCGAACCCGAAAAGCTGGATTAATTTCCGCTGCAGGGTGAAGAACTCGCTGAATCCGTTCGTCTGCAAACTTCGTTTGCTTCACACCAGAGAGACTAAGAAGTGCGCGTATTTATTACGGGAGCGACGGGCTTCGTCGGGGCTCATGTGGCCCGAAAGTATGCGTCCGAGGGCGCAAGCCTTCGTTTATTAACCAGGCAGACGAGCAGGCTGGATGCACTGGCAGGTCTCGATGCAGAGACCGTGGTAGGCGATTTGCGCGAGCCGGAGAAGCTGCGCTCCGCACTTACGGGATGCGATGCGTTGGTTCATGTCGCCGCCGACTACCGGCTGTGGGTGCGCGATCCGCAGCAGATGTACGCCGCTAACGTCGATGGGACTCGCGAATTGCTCCGGCTGGCGCGTGAGACCGGCGTACGGCGCGTGGTATACACGTCGAGCGTCGCCACCATGGGGTTCAAATCCGACGGGACGATAGTGAACGAGGACACGCCCGTCTCGATCGTCGATATGATCGGCCATTACAAGCGGTCGAAGTTTCTCGGCGAGCAGGAGGCCATTAAAGCTGCAAAGGCCGGACAGTATGTGATGATTCTGAATCCGACCACACCCATCGGTCCCGGTGACGCGAAGCCCACGCCGACAGGTCGAATCATCGCCGACTTCCTGAATAAGAAGTTTCCTGCCTATGTAGATACAGGCCTCAACCTTGTTGACGTCGCTGAGGTGGCACGGATGCATGTTGAAGCTCTGGACCACGGAACTCCGGGCGAGCGGTACATCCTCGGCGGTGAGAATCTGACCCTCAAGCAAATTCTCGACCGTATGTCCGCGATCACCGGCCTCCCTTCGCCGACCATGAAAGTGCCGCATTCCGTTGCGATGGCGTTTGCTTTCTTTGACGAGACATTTACAGGCAAAATGCTAGGCAAAGAGCCGCGCGCTACAGTTGAGGCTGTGCGCATGGGGAAGAAGATGATGTTCGCCACCTCGATGAAAGCTGAACGCGACCTCGGCTTCAAGGTGCTACCAATCTACAACGCGCTGCGCTCCGCAATCGAATGGTTCGTCGCTAACGACTATGCTCCTCCTTTCTCCAAGCCCACCCTATGAAAGAGTGTCCCGCCATCATCGCCGCGTTGCCCCGCGAGGTGAAGCATCTGGTACGAGGCTGGAAGCGGGAGCACCTACCTGGCAAGATCCATGCCTATACCAACGATTTTGCGGTTGTCGTCTGCGCTGGCATGGGACCTGCACGCGCCACACTTGCCGTTCAGGCGGCGATGTCGCTTAAGCCTGTAACGGCGCTGCTCTGCGTAGGTGTTGCAGGTGCGTGCGATCCGTCCCTCGCTGTAGGAGACGTCGTTAAGGCAGGTGTTGTCGTAGACACACAGTCGGGCGAACGATTCACAGACTCGCCGTTCAGGCAGGTGTTGGTCAGTACGCCAGCCATCGCCAGTGTTCGGGAAAAGCAACGACTCCATGCCTCGTATGGCGCTGCTGCCGTCGATATGGAGGCTGCAACCGTGGCGCGAATCGCTCAAGCGCACGATCTTGCATTTCATGCGATCAAGGCCATCTCCGACGACGCGTCCTTCGAGCTTCATGAACTTGCTCGTTTTGCTACAGATGACGGCCAGTTTCGCGAGGCAGCATTTGCTGCACATGCGCTTCTGCGTCCACAGCTTTGGAGCAAACTGATACAGCTTGCAGGCAATAGCAAGCGTGCGATCAATGCCCTGACGAAGGAGCTTGAATCGCAGCTAGACTGGTATAGGCGGAGCGCTTAAACGGATGTCAACAGATCAGAACCAGCAAGACCTTACAGTTCCCACAACTATGCGTGCAGCCGTCTACCACGGCGTTAATGATGTGCGCGTTGAAACGATTCCAGTTCCTGAAATCAGCCCTGGAGAAGTGTTGGTTAAGATTCATACCTGTGGGATCTGTGGGACCGACCTCAAGAAAATTCACACGGGTTCGCACAGCGCGCCGCGTGTCTTTGGGCACGAGATGTCGGGAACAATTGTTCGGGTGGGTGAAGGTGTCACAGGCTTCGCGATTGGCGATCGGGTGATGGCTTATCACCACATCCCTTGCGGCGAGTGTTACTACTGTCGCAAACAGACGTTCGCGCAGTGCGAGGTCTATAAGAGGGTCGGTTGCACTGCTGGGTTTGCCCCTTCGGGTGGTGGCTTTGCGGAGTACATTCGTGTAATGGATTGGATCGTCCGGCGCGGGTTGGTGAAGATACCCGACGGTATTCCCTTCGAGCAAGCGGCCTTTATCGAGCCGGTGAATACCTGCTACAAGGCGATCCAGTTGCTCAATCTTCAGTCTGACGAGACCGTGTTGGTCATCGGCCAGGGTTCGATTGGGATTCTTCTCGCAGCGCTGGCAAGAAAGACTGGCGCGACGGTGCTTACCAGCGACTTATATCCTGAGCGTCACGCTGTTGCTGCAAGATTTGGCCTTGATCATCCGCTCGATGCACGAGGCGATGTCGTGGCGGCTGCTAAAGCAGTTACTGAAGGTCGCGGCGCTGACGTAGCTCTGCTTGCAGTAGGGGGCGACGCGCTCATCAAGATTGCAATGAATGCGATTCGACCCGGTGGGCGCGTGATGCTCTTCGCGGCGACGCAACACGGTGAGTCTCCGTTCGATCCTGCGGCCGTATGCATGGACGAGAAGACCCTTATGGGGTCCTACAGTTCATCGGTGGCGATCAACGACGAGGTTGCGCAGTTGGTGCTCGATGGTTATGACAATGGCTTTGACCTGACGCAGCTAATCTCTCACAGGTTTTCGATTGAGGATGCTGTGGCAGCAATTGAGCTGGCCTCTCACCCGCAGGCTGATTCGTTGAAGATCGTCATTCAACCTTCGACTAATCTCGTGTCCGCTTCTTGACCTCAACGCTGAGCCGCTTGATCTTCTGGTTCAACGTTGAAAGCGGAATCCTGAAGTACTCGGCTGCTTCCGTCTGGTTCCAATGGCAGCGTTCCAGGCGATCTGCAATGATGCGCCGCTCGATCTCCTCCATCAGGTCGAAGAGGGAAGCGTCGGGCTGATGCTCCAGCAGTGTTGCCGAGTAGGTGTTGCCTGTCAATTGCGCTGGAAGCAACTCGGGCGTGATCATCTTCGAAGTAGAGAGTACGACGCCGCGCTCCATCGCGTTCTCCAGTTCGCGCACGTTGCCGGGCCACTCGTAGTCCATCAAGACGCGCATCGCCTCCGGTGACAACACCCGCTCACCGGTCTCATTCTCCTCGCCGTAGAACTTGAGGAAGTGTGCCGCCAGAAGAGGAATATCCTGGCGCCGCGAACGCAGTGGTGGCAGCTCAAGACAGATGACGTTCAAGCGATAGAAGAGGTCTTCCCGGAACCGACCGGCCCGCACCGCTTCCTGCAGGTTAACATTGGTCGCCGCGATGATCCGCACGTCTACCTGAATCTCCTGCACGCCGCCCAGGTGCATGAAGCGCCGATCCTGCAGCACGCGCAAAATCTTGGCCTGCATGTCGAGGCCCATAGTGCCAATTTCATCGAGGAACAGCGTCCCGCCATTAGCGACTTCGAAGAGGCCTTTCTT encodes:
- the hpnH gene encoding adenosyl-hopene transferase HpnH; protein product: MAVPVSQAWTVATYVLKQKLMGRKRYPLVLMLEPLFRCNLACAGCGKIQYPAHILKTDLSPEECFKAVEECGTPMVSIPGGEPLLHPQMPEIVAGLVARKKYVYMCTNALLLKEKLHLFKPSKYLSFSVHVDGQREHHDFSVCREGGYDIAMEGVRAAVAAGFRVTTNTTLFDGADPNSVRAHFDELMEVGVESMMVSPGYTYDKAPDQNHFLGKAKSRRMFRAILSNRKKSWRFNTHPLFSEFLMGKQNFECTPWGMPTFSIFGWQKPCYLLQDGYADTFQELMETTNWQNYGAKSGNPQCANCMVHSGHEASAVDYNFGSLKGFLITAKKYMFPSTYPDEGAMKLLNEWRPEHASPLVQIKASAGTANNELQSVSGD
- the hpnA gene encoding hopanoid-associated sugar epimerase, giving the protein MRVFITGATGFVGAHVARKYASEGASLRLLTRQTSRLDALAGLDAETVVGDLREPEKLRSALTGCDALVHVAADYRLWVRDPQQMYAANVDGTRELLRLARETGVRRVVYTSSVATMGFKSDGTIVNEDTPVSIVDMIGHYKRSKFLGEQEAIKAAKAGQYVMILNPTTPIGPGDAKPTPTGRIIADFLNKKFPAYVDTGLNLVDVAEVARMHVEALDHGTPGERYILGGENLTLKQILDRMSAITGLPSPTMKVPHSVAMAFAFFDETFTGKMLGKEPRATVEAVRMGKKMMFATSMKAERDLGFKVLPIYNALRSAIEWFVANDYAPPFSKPTL
- a CDS encoding phosphorylase codes for the protein MKECPAIIAALPREVKHLVRGWKREHLPGKIHAYTNDFAVVVCAGMGPARATLAVQAAMSLKPVTALLCVGVAGACDPSLAVGDVVKAGVVVDTQSGERFTDSPFRQVLVSTPAIASVREKQRLHASYGAAAVDMEAATVARIAQAHDLAFHAIKAISDDASFELHELARFATDDGQFREAAFAAHALLRPQLWSKLIQLAGNSKRAINALTKELESQLDWYRRSA
- a CDS encoding zinc-dependent dehydrogenase; amino-acid sequence: MSTDQNQQDLTVPTTMRAAVYHGVNDVRVETIPVPEISPGEVLVKIHTCGICGTDLKKIHTGSHSAPRVFGHEMSGTIVRVGEGVTGFAIGDRVMAYHHIPCGECYYCRKQTFAQCEVYKRVGCTAGFAPSGGGFAEYIRVMDWIVRRGLVKIPDGIPFEQAAFIEPVNTCYKAIQLLNLQSDETVLVIGQGSIGILLAALARKTGATVLTSDLYPERHAVAARFGLDHPLDARGDVVAAAKAVTEGRGADVALLAVGGDALIKIAMNAIRPGGRVMLFAATQHGESPFDPAAVCMDEKTLMGSYSSSVAINDEVAQLVLDGYDNGFDLTQLISHRFSIEDAVAAIELASHPQADSLKIVIQPSTNLVSAS